One window of the Trifolium pratense cultivar HEN17-A07 linkage group LG2, ARS_RC_1.1, whole genome shotgun sequence genome contains the following:
- the LOC123905820 gene encoding cytochrome P450 710A1-like — protein sequence MMSTTNLIKSILSITTSLSLTQLIPYLICFLLYLIFLEQKSYLTKKRFIPGPSFVLPFIGNAIPLVRDPTKFWELQSTLAKSTPLGFSVNYFFGNFIVFIRDTELSHKVFTNVKPNAFQPMGHPFGKKLFGEHNLFYMLGEDHKNIRRRIAPNFTPKALSTYTSLQQIIILKHLKSWVEKSQLGDSIPIRVLARDMNLETSQTVFVGPYLGQKAREIFKRDYFFFNFGLTKLPFDFPGTAFRNAKLACDRLAGTLGNCATMSREKMENGEEPSCLIDFWMQATIREIEETNDNGVTVPPFSTDAEIGGYLFDFLFAAQDASTSSLLWAVALLDSHPEVLAKVREEVARIWLPESDTLITSEQLTKMKYTQAVAREVVRYRPPATLVPHITIETFPLTESYSIPKGTLVFPSVFESSFQGFTEPDRFDPDRFSEERKEDEIFKRNFLAFGVGPHQCVGQRYALNQLVLFISMFTSLIDFKRDRTDGCDETVYVPTICPKDDCKVFLSKRCTRYPSFPRVGELNTGP from the coding sequence ATGATGAGTACTACTAATCTCATCAAATCAATATTATCAATAACAACATCTTTGTCTCTAACCCAATTAATCCCATACCTAATATGTTTTCTCCTTTACCTTATTTTCCTTGAACAGAAATCATACCTCACCAAAAAACGTTTCATTCCAGGCCCATCTTTTGTTCTTCCCTTCATAGGCAATGCAATCCCATTGGTCCGTGACCCAACAAAATTTTGGGAACTTCAATCAACTCTAGCCAAATCAACCCCTTTAGGCTTTTCAGTTAACTACTTCTTTGGGAACTTCATAGTCTTCATTAGAGACACAGAACTCTCccataaggttttcaccaatgTTAAGCCCAATGCTTTTCAGCCCATGGGCCACCCATTTGGCAAGAAGCTATTTGGTGAGCATAATCTTTTTTACATGTTGGGTGAAGACCACAAGAATATCCGTCGTCGGATTGCTCCCAACTTCACTCCCAAGGCGCTTTCCACCTACACCTCACTGCAGCAGATTATTATTCTAAAACACCTTAAATCATGGGTTGAGAAATCCCAACTCGGTGACTCTATTCCAATCCGTGTACTGGCCCGTGATATGAATTTAGAAACCTCTCAGACTGTTTTCGTGGGGCCCTATTTGGGCCAGAAAGCCCGAGAGATATTCAAACGTGATTACTTTTTCTTCAACTTTGGTCTAACGAAGCTTCCCTTTGATTTTCCTGGGACTGCATTTCGTAATGCGAAACTCGCCTGTGATCGTCTCGCCGGAACCCTAGGTAATTGCGCAACAATGAGTAGGGAGAAGATGGAGAATGGTGAAGAGCCTTCGTGTCTCATTGATTTTTGGATGCAAGCTACAATAAGGGAGATTGAGGAAACAAACGATAATGGAGTTACGGTGCCACCATTTTCCACTGACGCTGAGATCGGAGGTTATCTCTTCGATTTCCTCTTCGCAGCACAAGATGCATCAACATCGTCACTTTTATGGGCGGTGGCATTGTTAGATTCACATCCGGAGGTTCTTGCCAAAGTCAGGGAAGAAGTTGCCAGAATCTGGTTGCCAGAGTCAGACACACTAATAACTTCGGAGCAACTAACAAAAATGAAGTACACACAAGCAGTTGCACGTGAGGTTGTTAGGTATAGACCGCCGGCGACTCTCGTGCCGCATATTACGATAGAGACGTTTCCGTTAACGGAATCATATTCGATTCCAAAAGGAACACTTGTTTTTCCGTCGGTTTTCGAGTCATCGTTTCAAGGTTTTACTGAACCAGATCGGTTCGATCCAGACCGTTTTtcagaagaaagaaaagaggatGAAATATTTAAAAGGAACTTCCTTGCATTTGGGGTTGGGCCCCACCAATGTGTGGGCCAGAGGTACGCTTTGAATCAACTTGTTCTCTTCATTTCAATGTTCACATCTTTGATTGACTTCAAGAGAG
- the LOC123904131 gene encoding uncharacterized protein LOC123904131, protein MDNMITNALGFNTPIYVPNDVDDPAKNYYEARQLVAKLGLGAKRIDCCVNGCMLYYSNEFGVDDGALLECKFCQEPRYRVTRNSRSVRRKPIPRKAMFYLPIIPRLQRLYASMQTASKMTWHRENYERRKMSDGFTPYTQVSATPYSCWPVLITPYNLPPDMCMSKPYMFLAAVIPGPSSPTVGIDIYLQPLIDDLKRLWNGVATYDINQKRNFNMRGALMWTINDFPAYEMLSGWGTHGKLGCPICMMDTKAFWLHNGGKATWFDCHRRFLPTDHPFRRNKNAFVHGETETRDPPDYLTSRQVWNKVKDIPKVEVVGGVASKPRGYGQTHNWTKRRKTKDNDNARRDIGLYCKRNELLLVETSNGKLLKPRANYTLSPDEAKSVCRWVKEVKMPDGYSSNLARCADVDHGRMRGMKSHDCHVFFQTLLPIAFSSLPQHVLNPLIEISQFFKNLCSTTLREADLIKMENDIPLILCKLERIFPPALFDSMEHVVVHLAYEARLGGPVQYRWMYPFERHVVIKPYTQ, encoded by the exons ATGGACAATATGATAACTAATGCCCTTGGGTTTAATACGCCGATTTATGTGCCAAATGATGTCGACGACCCTGCAAAAAATTATTACGAAGCAAGACAATTGGTTGCAAAGTTAGGACTCGGAGCGAAGAGAATTGACTGTTGTGTTAACGGGTGTATGTTGTACTATAGCAACGAATTTGGTGTAGATGACGGTGCATTACttgaatgtaaattttgtcaagaaccaagatATCGTGTAACAAGAAATTCACGGTCAGTCAGAAGGAAGCCAATCCCAAGAAAGGCGATGTTCTATTTACCCATAATACCAAGGTTGCAAAGGTTGTATGCATCGATGCAAACTGCCAGTAAAATGACATGGCATCGTGAAAACTatgaaaggagaaaaatgtcag ATGGATTTACACCATATACTCAAGTATCAGCCACTCCATATTCATGTTGGCCTGTTCTGATTACCCCGTACAATCTTCCTCCTGATATGTGCATGTCAAAACCTTACATGTTTTTAGCCGCTGTAATACCAGGCCCATCTAGTCCAACTGTTGGTATTGATATCTATTTACAAcctttgattgatgatttgaagaGATTGTGGAACGGTGTTGCGACGTATGATATCAACCAAAAACGAAATTTCAATATGAGAGGAGCTTTGATGTGGACCATTAATGATTTTCCTGCATATGAGATGTTGTCTGGATGGGGGACACATGGTAAACTAGGATGTCCTATTTGCATGATGGACACCAAAGCGTTTTGGTTACACAACGGTGGGAAGGCTACTTGGTTTGACTGTCATCGTCGGTTCTTGCCTACTGATCATCCgtttagaagaaataaaaatgcttTTGTTCATGGTGAGACCGAGACTCGTGATCCACCAGATTATTTGACATCCCGACAAGTCTGGAACAAAGTGAAAGATATTCCAAAGGTTGAGGTTGTAGGTGGTGTTGCCTCTAAACCGCGTGGTTATGGACAAACACACAACTGGACAAAAAGAA GAAAAACGAAAGATAATGACAACGCGAGGAGAGACATAGGGTTGTATTGCAAACGTAACGAACTGTTGTTGGTGGAGACATCTAACGGCAAACTTCTTAAACCTCGTGCAAACTATACTTTATCTCCTGACGAAGCAAAATCTGTTTGTCGATGGGTAAAAGAAGTGAAGATGCCAGACGGTTATTCGTCGAATTTGGCGAGATGCGCTGATGTTGACCACGGAAGGATGCGTGGGATGAAAAGTCATGATTGTCATGTTTTTTTCCAGACTTTACTTCCGATTGCATTTAGTTCTTTACCCCAACATGTATTGAATCCGCTTATTGAAATCAGTCAATTTTTCAAGAATTTGTGTTCGACAACGCTAAGAGAGgctgatctcatcaagatgGAAAATGACATTCCACTGATCTTGTGTAAGTTGGAGAGAATATTTCCTCCTGCCTTGTTTGATTCTATGGAGCATGTTGTGGTGCATCTTGCATACGAGGCTAGACTTGGTGGGCCGGTTCAATATAGATGGATGTACCCGTTCGAAAG ACACGTTGTCATCAAGCCATATACGCAATGA
- the LOC123905821 gene encoding abscisic stress-ripening protein 2-like, translating to MAEEKHHHLFHHEEKKSGFGEEVDYKKEEKHHKHLEHLGELGTAAAGAYALHEKHEAKKDPEHAHKHKIEEEIAAATAVGSGGFAFHEHHDKKEAKKEDEEAHGKKHHLFG from the exons ATGGCTGAGGAAAAGCACCACCACCTTTTCCaccatgaagaaaaaaagtctGGCTTTGGTGAAGAAGTTGATtataaaaaagaagagaaacacCACAAGCATCTTGAGCACCTTGGTGAGCTTGGTACTGCGGCTGCTGGTGCTTATGCCTTg cACGAGAAGCATGAGGCTAAGAAAGATCCTGAACATGCTCACAAGCACAAGATAGAAGAAGAGATTGCGGCCGCGACCGCTGTGGGATCTGGTGGTTTTGCTTTCCATGAACACCATGATAAAAAAGAAGCTAAGAAAGAAGATGAGGAAGCTCATGGAAAGAAGCACCATCTCTTTGgatga